One Paramisgurnus dabryanus chromosome 9, PD_genome_1.1, whole genome shotgun sequence DNA segment encodes these proteins:
- the pygo1 gene encoding pygopus homolog 1 translates to MSTEQDKDSFSLKRNRGGDGGLDILGSPGLRLGSPDKKRRKSSTQAPSFSPLSEYAPPLNPSSDHLIAANPFDDNYSLPSLKPLSSVNPYFGHSHHHGFSGYGPPRMAPQMGNRMPFSYGSPYQMRNQTHPFSQNPMVMGLNRAPGFNYRHPENPNYGHQFGGGMQLSPVQPFRPGLGENVNQMPLQNRNFRSSPDCGPEENSASSKTGLDMSPKFSRQQSKSRTSTPKQDPNETFSRNATQNPSPRKQNHNCEGGASHDSTKGRGNTPAAVEKLNGVLHPNNAAPDKVRRGNGNGSAPLPNNKVQSRSNRRSTSSEPVYPCGICLNEVNDDQEAILCEASCQKWFHRVCTGMTETAYNLLTAEMSAVWGCDACMEDKEAQLLKTRDGPGTPSVTNDGQS, encoded by the exons ATGTCCACAGAGCAGGATAAAGATTCATTCTCTCTGAAACGAAACCGAG GTGGGGACGGTGGGCTGGATATTTTAGGGAGTCCTGGCCTTCGACTGGGGAGCCCTGATAAAAAGAGACGCAAGTCTAGCACACAG GCACCCTCCTTCTCTCCCTTGTCTGAATATGCTCCTCCACTAAACCCAAGCTCAGATCACTTAATAGCCGCCAATCCTTTCGATGACAACTACAGCTTGCCATCTTTAAAGCCATTGTCCTCCGTTAACCCTTACTTTGGCCACTCCCATCACCATGGGTTTAGTGGCTATGGGCCACCCAGGATGGCCCCACAAATGGGCAACAGGATGCCCTTTTCTTATGGGTCCCCTTACCAGATGAGAAACCAGACTCATCCTTTTTCCCAAAATCCCATGGTCATGGGTCTCAACCGGGCACCGGGATTTAACTACAGGCACCCGGAGAACCCTAATTACGGGCATCAGTTTGGCGGCGGCATGCAGCTGTCTCCAGTCCAACCCTTTAGACCAGGTCTAGGTGAGAATGTCAATCAAATGCCACTTCAGAATCGAAACTTTCGAAGTAGCCCTGATTGTGGTCCAGAGGAAAATTCAGCGTCTTCTAAAACAGGCTTAGACATGAGTCCTAAATTCTCCCGGCAACAGAGTAAGTCCCGCACGTCTACGCCCAAACAGGACCCGAACGAGACCTTCAGCAGAAATGCCACACAGAACCCATCGCCACGCAAACAAAATCACAACTGTGAAGGTGGCGCGTCCCACGACAGCACTAAGGGTCGAGGAAACACACCTGCAGCTGTTGAAAAGCTCAACGGTGTCCTTCACCCAAACAACGCCGCTCCCGATAAAGTTCGTAGAGGAAACGGTAACGGCTCTGCTCCTCTGCCCAATAATAAAGTTCAGAGCCGCTCTAACAGACGAAGCACCTCGTCCGAGCCCGTCTATCCCTGTGGTATATGTCTGAACGAGGTCAACGATGACCAGGAGGCCATTCTGTGCGAGGCTTCTTGTCAGAAATGGTTTCATAGAGTTTGCACAGGGATGACTGAGACGGCGTACAACCTGCTAACAGCGGAGATGTCTGCGGTTTGGGGTTGCGACGCTTGCATGGAGGACAAAGAAGCTCAACTGCTCAAAACTCGAGATGGCCCGGGGACGCCCTCGGTGACCAACGACGGACAATCATGA
- the dnaaf4 gene encoding dynein axonemal assembly factor 4 codes for MPLTVNDFSWTQSESTVYISVPLKGIKTTNVHIICTDEYLKVSFPPFLFEAFLFGPIDEEKSDAKIGNGAAVFTLHKKTHGLWEKLFACIDKDTQKQIREQAIVKVQDKAAEKSKAKATRIQQEKKFALETTMKLEKEERDRIQKMKDEERLRATAELEIWKETQRKAEEETSCSTHDNKPVHQKAEHANITPVAKPLHNTAKTTTDQKSSKQKAKPLPAPRSAGCIKINFTPRVFPTALRESRVAEEEEWLMKQAEARRTADSQLNELQDLTDEERNPDWLKEKGDKFFLAGNYQAAVNAYSLAIKLNRKIPALFSNRAACHLKIRNLHKAIEDSSKALELLTPAVPANAAARLKAHVRRGTAFCELELYVEGLQDYQAAVKIDPHNAALQADAEKIRQIIQGSTPNS; via the exons ATGCCGCTGACAGTGAACGACTTCTCGTGGACACAAAGCGAGAGCACAGTTTACATAAGTGTGCCTTTAAAGGGAATAAAGACCACAAACGTCCATATCATTTGTACGGATGAGTATCTAAAG GTCAGTTTCCCCCCGTTTTTATTTGAAGCGTTTCTGTTTGGTCCGATAGATGAGGAAAAAAGTGATGCCAAAATCGGAAATGGTGCTGCGGTTTTTACACTGCATAAGAAGACGCATGGGCTGTGGGAGAAGCTCTTTGCATGTATTG ATAAAGACACACAGAAGCAGATCAGAGAGCAAGCGATTGTCAAAGTCCAGGACAAAGCTGCAGAAAAGTCAAAAGCCAAAGCCACACGGATTCAGCAAGAGAAGAAATTTGCACTGGAAACAACGATGAAG CTTGAGAAAGAGGAGCGGGACAGGATTCAGAAGATGAAGGATGAAGAGCGCTTGAGAGCCACAGCAGAGCTCGAGATCTGGAAAGAAACACAGAGAAAAGCTGAAGAAGAGACATCATGCAGCACACACGATAACAAACCTGTTCACCAGAAAGCAGAGCATGCGAATATTACACCTGTGGCTAAACCATTACACAATACTGCCAAAACTACAACTG ATCAGAAAAGCAGTAAGCAGAAAGCAAAGCCTCTACCTGCTCCTAGATCTGCTGGCTGTATTAAGATCAATTTCACACCCCGAGTGTTTCCCACAGCCCTGCGGGAGTCTCGTGTAGCAGAGGAAGAAGAG TGGTTGATGAAGCAGGCAGAGGCCAGAAGAACAGCAGACTCACAGCTGAATGAACTACAGGACCTGACAGATGAAGAAAGAAATCCAGATTGGCTTAAAGAAAAGGGCGA TAAATTCTTCCTGGCAGGAAACTACCAGGCTGCGGTCAATGCATACAGTCTCGCCATTAAACTCAACAGAAAGATTCCAGCGTTGTTTTCCAATCGAGCGGCCTGTCATCTCAAGATAAGAAATCTTCATAAAGCCATTGAAGACAGCTCTAAG GCTCTGGAGTTGCTGACGCCTGCGGTTCCCGCAAACGCTGCAGCTCGACTGAAGGCACACGTCAGGCGAGGAACAGCTTTCTGTGAGCTGGAGCTTTATGTTGAAG GTCTTCAGGATTATCAGGCTGCCGTTAAGATCGATCCACACAACGCAGCGCTACAGGCGGATGCAGAGAAAATTCGCCAGATCATACAGGGATCCACACCCAACTCCTGA